Proteins encoded in a region of the Raphanus sativus cultivar WK10039 chromosome 8, ASM80110v3, whole genome shotgun sequence genome:
- the LOC108822671 gene encoding photosystem II repair protein PSB27-H1, chloroplastic, translated as MASASATTATLLKPNPPPPSHKPTIITASVSPPPLRHTFLRRDFLSLTAASTLILTQTIIPFVAPSPASAAEDEEYVKDTSAVISKVRTTLSMERTDPNVADTVAELREASNSWVAKYRKEKALLGKASFRDMYAALNAVSGHYVSFGPTAPIPAKRKARILEEMETAEKALSRGR; from the coding sequence ATGGCTTCAGCTTCAGCGACGACAGCTACTCTTCTCAAACCCaatcctcctcctccgtcgCATAAACCGACCATCATCACCGCCTCCGTATCTCCTCCTCCACTTCGCCACACCTTCCTTCGCCGCGATTTCCTCTCATTAACCGCCGCATCAACTCTAATCCTAACGCAGACAATTATTCCGTTCGTAGCTCCGTCGCCGGCTTCTGCAGCGGAAGACGAAGAGTACGTGAAAGATACGTCGGCGGTGATCTCGAAAGTCCGGACGACGCTGTCGATGGAGAGGACGGATCCGAACGTGGCGGATACGGTGGCGGAGCTGAGAGAGGCGTCGAACTCGTGGGTGGCAAAGTACAGGAAAGAGAAGGCGCTGCTGGGGAAAGCGTCGTTCAGGGATATGTACGCGGCGTTGAATGCGGTGTCGGGACATTACGTGAGCTTTGGACCGACGGCTCCGATACCGGCGAAGAGGAAGGCGAGGATTCTCGAAGAGATGGAGACTGCTGAGAAAGCTCTCTCTAGAGGAAGATAA
- the LOC108822668 gene encoding probable protein phosphatase 2C 1, producing the protein MGGCVSKSNVEPKYRPSLGMGCCGSKMGRRTLSGRIVSLHDLVSIPNRITNSGNSKSCCIFTQQGRKGVNQDAMIVWEDFMSKDMTFCGVFDGHGPNGHLVSRKVRESLPVRLLSFMHSIQSKQKGSTDKEESREEEEDKLKLLWEEAFLKSFNAMDKELRSHPNVECFSSGSTAVTIIKQGSHLFIGNIGDSRAILGSKDSNESMVAVQLTVDLKPDLPREAERIKQCKGRVFALEDEPEVPRVWLPFDNAPGLAMARAFGDFCVKDYGVISIPDFSHRLLTDRDQFIVLASDGVWDVLSNEAVVKVVATATSRASAARLVVDSAAREWKLKYPTSKMDDCAVVCLFLDGRMDSESSDDEEQRSSSATSAVETDESQRTEPCLQRNATVRSSSLENNSCGNVNEEKEKVTEGGEQNWSGLEGVTRVNSLVQLPRFSVD; encoded by the exons ATGGGAGGTTGTGTGTCCAAGAGCAACGTAGAGCCAAAGTATCGTCCCAGTCTCGGGATGGGATGCTGTGGTAGCAAAATGGGGAGGAGAACGCTTTCAGGCCGCATCGTTTCACTCCATGACTTGGTTTCTATTCCCAATCGGATCACCAACAGCGGAAACAGCAAGAGTTGTTGCATTTTCACTCAACAGGGACGCAAAGGAGTCAATCAGGACGCCATGATCGTGTGGGAA GATTTTATGTCGAAAGATATGACATTCTGCGGTGTTTTTGATGGACATGGTCCTAATGGTCACCTTGTTTCTCGTAAAGTGAGAGAATCGTTGCCTGTAAGGTTACTGTCTTTCATGCATTCAATCCAGTCTAAGCAAAAGGGATCCACTGACAAGGAAGAATctagagaggaggaggaggataaaCTGAAGCTACTGTGGGAAGAAGCTTTCTTGAAATCATTCAATGCTATGGATAAGGAACTGCGTTCCCATCCTAATGTGGAATGCTTTTCCAGCGGTAGCACTGCTGTTACAATCATTAAACAG GGGTCACATCTGTTCATAGGAAACATAGGGGATTCTCGGGCAATACTTGGATCCAAAGACAGCAATGAATCCATGGTTGCGGTTCAGCTAACAGTTGACTTGAAGCCTGACTTACCAA GGGAAGCAGAGAGGATCAAGCAGTGTAAAGGTCGTGTGTTTGCGCTGGAAGACGAGCCAGAGGTGCCACGAGTATGGCTACCATTTGATAATGCTCCTGGACTAGCCATGGCTAGGGCGTTTGGTGATTTCTGTGTGAAAGACTACGGTGTCATTTCAATACCGGACTTCTCTCATCGTCTTCTTACAGATAGAGATCAGTTTATTGTCTTGGCCTCAGATGGA GTATGGGATGTGCTAAGCAACGAAGCAGTGGTTAAAGTCGTGGCAACAGCTACAAGCAGAGCATCAGCGGCTAGGCTAGTGGTGGATTCAGCTGCACGCGAATGGAAACTAAAGTACCCGACCTCGAAAATGGACGACTGTGCAGTTGTGTGTTTGTTTCTAGACGGGAGAATGGACTCAGAGTCATCAGATGACGAAGAACAAAGATCCTCTTCAGCAACAAGCGCAGTAGAGACAGACGAAAGCCAGAGAACAGAGCCGTGTCTTCAGAGAAACGCCACAGTCAGGTCATCATCATTAGAAAACAACA